TTCATTTCGCATCGACTACAGGTAAGTCCCCAATGTATATATactttttctattttgttttcatctttatttgatttttgATTCCTCTGTCTGGTTTTGTTTTCTTCATACCCAATCGTTTATATTTGATATTGTTATCTTTCAAGAAAAATAATCTTGGTTTGGTCAAACAGGATGATGGAAAGCGATTCAGGAGTAGATACGAAGACAAAGCTATTATATGCGTCTTACCTTTCTATTTGCTGCTCCAGTTGGTCATTTGTGGTCAGCTCTTTTACCTTAATTTGCATAATCAGGAGTAGAATCTAAACTCTTTTACCTTACTTGCTTttatagaaagaaaaaaagaaaacccaaTACAGAACTTTGTATTTAACGTTTTTAGGCTACCACTATAGATTTCATCTAAGTTTGCTTCAGCAGTTCACTAGTTTGGCACATATAGTCTCCGACCGTGTGCACTGAAGGATGGATGGAGTACTACTTTATCCTCGGATACCTATGATCAGACCACGTGCACTTGTGATATGCCGGTGCACCCGAAAACCTGCTTTTATTTGACCTTAGCAATTTTAAGCGGAACCGGGTTTTGGTCCCTTCCTATGTTTTCAGTTATGCATTTGCACGGTTTGTTAAGATAAAATTTATTGAAAAAAATGATTTTAAGATGATcaattttttcaatatttttataaataagtatatattttttttttcttttttgctgatttcatgataAAAAATTTAACCTCTGCAATTACGATATCAGAATATACACTCCTTATGGAACTGAGATGGCAAAGCGAGAAACCAATCAATGGTGTCAAAGGTATATATTGGATTTTACTTCTTAACTTGGGAATATATGTAGTGGATTATGTGTTTGAGGTACGTTCTACAAGATCCTTTCCTAAGAATTTCTTGCCATATTACAGTACTCAATCTCATATGTACTCTGTTCACAGCCGAGGATGTTTAGAGCACTAATTTTGGACCACCGTCAGCCTGCTTGGTACCAGTTTGTGACTGCAGCATTTTGTCATTCTAGCGGGTGGGACTTTTAGTGCTTGAGTTTTGAATTTCTTATTGGTCTGCTTAAGTCTTCATAGGATTTCTCTTTTAATTGATTTAGACGTCTGCGATTTTATATTTGGCAACAGGGATCATCTCTTCAGCAACCTATTTTACATGTACGTTTATGGTAAATCCTCATTCCCCCCATATCTGGCATTCATCGGAAAAACCTGTGTAGTTGTAGCCTTAGAACATAAGGCTGACTGGCTGAGTATAGTTTGATTTCTCTTTTTTAAGGGAGTCTTGTTGAAGGGGAGGTCGGAAACTTTGCACTATGGGTTTATTACATTCTGACTGGGTTTGTGGGCTTCGTTGTATCATGGTTAATTCTCCCTAGAAATACAGTCTCTGTTGGAGCCTCTGATGCTGTATACGGCCTCGCTGCTATTTGTCTTTTTGTCAAGGTATGCACTCCATTCTTGTGCATCTAGTAaaaaccattgcaagatccaaagTAGATAACGTTTTTAAATATGCTGGTCACTTCCAGATGCATTCTGAATGGACGCATATGCTTTTAGTGCTCATACTGACTTACGAGTTCGTATCAAGGGTGAGCTATATatatgtttaattatccttttatAAATAGATAAGATTAAGAAGGAAGGTCGGTAATCATACTTGATATTAATCTAGTAGTGCTTTTGGTGGATTAGATGAGAGAAGAACTACGGGGTGCAGCTGCAGTGTTGGATGCAATCAAGAAAGGTGATGAACAGGCTCCTGTCATCAGTCACATTTCTCATGTCGCAGGTGCTTTAACAGGTGTCGGTTTGGCATGCCTCCGTGCCATGGTTCCTGTATTCGTTCTGAATGTTTCGATCGAGATGCAGATACGTTACATATCAACCTACCGATCAGGATTGGTCATAGGTGGACAGTTAAACTGATAGAATAAGTGTAGGTAACCGAGTCTGACAATTTGGTATGACAAACAAATGTGTGTAAAAGGATAGCAGATCAATCGCACTTACTTGTTACCGCTGCTGCTAGTACTGCTACTACTACGAGCAGAGTGCAGGAGCGTTGCACATCATCAAAGAAAGTTCTCGTGGGAGGAGAACTTTTTATAAATTATTTAGTTTAATGTTTGATGTTTATACATACTATATCAAACTTAACTAGTTCAGCTTCTAAACACATTTTCATATACGGAACCGAAATCATAGAGTACCACACTTCCCAAAAATCTTTCCTCCCAtaagattttattttcaaaagtCAGCCCGCAGCCACGACACTCTGCAACAAAATCGGAATCAACTCACTGAATGTATATGTTGAATATGATTCCTATAGAAACTCAGACACAATATTGATTTTTTATACGATGACAAATACGATATTCTTTCATGCCATTTCATATTCACTATCCGAAACTTAGATCAGCAATTGTTCAAATCTGTGATCAAGATCATGATCAAGCTCCAGTGCGGAATTCTACTGATGATGCGAATTTTCAGAATGAGAATTATTCAACATCTGCATGTCCTAATTTTCATCCGGATAATCAGACAGCGAAATATTCAACTTCAAATTCAACTTCAAATTTTTCCTCAACGTCAAATGAGGCGCTAAAAAGGCTAAATAAGGTTTGGAGAAAGGTAGCTGATCTTCAGTTAGGGGCTACCCATTCTGATAAGGGGAAGTCTAACTCTGATTCTAATGGGCCTGATAATGAGGTAGATATCTCATGGGTAACAGTAAAAAAACGGGTTCGGGTCGAAATATGAGCCAGATGGGGAGAGTGTTACCGAGTAATGGTATCGGCTCTAAACGGGTTCGGGTCGAAATATGAGCCAGATGGGGAGAGTGTTACTGAGTAATGGTATCGGCTCTACACCAAAGGGTAGAACTCCTGCTCATGACCTGAGGGAGAATTCAGATCTGAATATGGGCCAGATGGGGAGAGTGGTATTTCATGGTGCGGTTTTAGACCTGGATATCGGCTCTATATCGGACAAGGGTGGAACTCCAGCCCATGAACCGAATTCTTCTGAACCGTTGATTACTTCtccttcaaattcaaatttgaatTCTTTACATCTTAACAATCCTTGTACATTACCGTTACAAGAGCACAAACATGATTCGAATTTGTCTCATCAGCTGGATTTTTCGAATCCCGTGCAACAAAAATTAAATTCACTAGCTCAACATAATACTGTTATTGAGATTCATAGCATTGAGAATTCAGATATCGTCGAGATGAGTGCTCTGGAAAAACATATGAATTTTATTTGGGTATCTCCACTAATCATCCAAAGGCTAGTGTGATTTGTGAGGAATTAGTAGAAAGAACATCGAAGGAGTTGCTTGATATGGAAATTCCGatggaggaagatgatgatggatTAGGTCAGTATGACAATGAAGATTTCATTCAAGACTCAATTGATAACGAAAATGATGATCAAATTGAAGCTCTAAACTGTGACAAGGTGATGGAGAATTTGGATTTGGATATGGGATTTAATCCAATTGCTTCTAGGGATTCAACGGGTTCTTAATGGATCATAGAATCCTAAGTTGGAATATAAGGGGTTTGGGGCAATATCCAAAAATTATTGCTATCAAAGCAGCAATTGCTAAGTATAATCCAACAATCTGCACTATTCAAGAAACTAAAACAGAAGTGGTTGATGATTCTTTAATCAGGTCCCTATGGGGAAGTAATAGATGTAGCTACATCTATCTTGCTTCTGAAGGTGCTTATGGTGGCATTATTTTCATGTGGAAGGAACGTATTTTAGTGATGGAGGATCAGTTAATTGGAGCTTTCTCTGTGTCTATTAAATTTAGGAATATGAGTGATGATTTTTCTTGGATTTTCACTTCAGTTTATGGGGCTTCAGATTCTGGTTATTACAGGCAATATTGACAAGAGCTGAGAGATATTAGATTCATTTTTTGATGATCCTTGGCTTATTGGAGGTGATTTCAATGCCATTTTAAGCTCCGATGAAAGAAATACTCAAGGGGGTGGAGTTGCAAACATAAATTATTTAAAAGCTTTTGTTCAGAAGTTTGCTTTAATTGATATTCCTATGGCTGGTGGAAGATTTACATGGACTAATTCAAAACAACCTCCTCTTTTAATCAGGTTAGATAGATTTCCGCTATGTCCTGACTTCATTAATCATTGTCATTCTCCAATGCAAGTTAGGCTTAGAAGACCAATATCTGATCATGCTCCCATTATGCTTCATTGCAATTTTGGGGAAAGTTTGAAGTCTCCTTTCAGATTAGATAATTTTATCTTGCATCATCCTGAATTTCTTACGAATTTAAGAATTTGGTGGGATAACTTATCTTTTACTGGAACACCAAGTTTTATTTTTGCCAAAAAGCTGCAAGGACTAAAGTTTTTAATTAAAAATTGGCAAAAAAGTACTTTTGGTAACTTAAACTCTCAAATTGAGAATTTAGATATTGTGATTAATGCTCTGGATAATTTGGAGGAGTTGGCAACTTTATCAGATGCTGAAGTTGTAGAAAGGGAGCAAGCAAAATTGCAACATGCCTCTCTTTCTTTGAATGTGGCTAGGAGAGCTGCTCAAAGAGCTAAAGAGAAATGGGCCAAGGATGGTGAGAAAAATTCAGCTTATTTACACCAAATAGCAAATTTCAAGTATAAGCTTAATAGTATTAAGTTCCTTAAGATAAATGGAGCTCTTTGTTTTGACAAGAATCAGATTGCTGAGGAAACCAATCTTTCTATTCTTCTTTATTCAATGAGAATCACAAGGTTAGGCCTGGTTTTGATAATCTAGTAACTCCTAAGATTTCTGAAATAGAAAGCATGCATTTAGAAATTCCTTTTTCAGAAGAAGAGGTTAAGAAGGTGGTGGATAATTTTGGCAATAACAAAAGTACTGGGCCTGATGGATTCACTATGAAATTTTATAAATGTGCTTGGGATATTATCAAGAATGATTTGATGCAGGTGGTGAAGGAATTTGAACTTGTCAGTAAATTGGATTGGAGGATCAATTGCACTAACATCACTTTGATTCCAAAGTGTAATGGGGAAGTGAATCTAAATAACTTTAGACCTATAAGTCTAATAGGCAGTGTTTACAAGATCATTTCCAAGCTTTTAGCTAAAAGAATGAAATTGGTTCTTCCTTTTATAATATCTGAATTTCTGGGTGCTTTTGTGCATGGAAGACAAATTCAAGATGGAATTTTAATTGCTTCTGAGCTTATTGATGCCAAGTTGAGGTCTCAAGAAACTGGTTTTATTTGTAAAGTTGATTTTGAGAAGGCATTTGATAATCTAAACTGGAATTGCATAGAATTGACTTTAGAAAGTTTTGGTTTTGGTATGAAATGGAGAAGCTGGATAAAGTGGTGCATTACAACTCCAAGATTTGCAGTTTTATTGAAGATAGAAGCAACTGACTTATTCAAAAGTCAAAAAGGTATAAGACATGGTGATCCAATCTCACAATTTCTTTTTATCTTAGTAGCTGAGATTCTTCCAATCATGTTCAAAAAAGCAGCTTCAGATGACTTAATTACTGGTTTCAAGGTTGCTCAGAATGGAACCATAATTAGTCACTTACAATTTGCTGATGATCTAGTTATTTTTCTAAAAGATAATCAAATATAGATTCAAAATTTGAAGCATATCTTGACTGCTTTTGAGTTGATATCTGGTTTGAAGGTGAATTATAGAAAAAGTACCATTGCGGGTCTTGGTCAGTTGAATAATGGAGAGGTGTGTGCTGATCTTTTTGGTTGTTCTAATTCTCAGTTCCCAATGAATTATCTTGGAATTCCTATAGGGAGTAAGTCAAAAAGTAAGTTGATTTGGTCTGATATTATTCTCATAATGCAACAGAAATTAGCAGCTTGGAAGAAGACTTGTCTTTCTAAGGGTCAAAGACTTATAATGATTCAAAGTGTTCTTACAAGCTTACCAATTTACTTTCTTTCAATGTTTCAAATGCCAGTTTCTGTGGCTAAGGAACTGGAAAAAATAATGAGAAGATTTCTATGGGGTTCTAGTAATTCTGTAAAGAAGAAAGTTGAGTTTTTTGGGCTAAAGCTAATCTACCCAAATGCAGAGGGGGAGTAGGCATAAAGAAGTTGCAGCTTGTCAACAAAGCTTTACATGCTAAATAGATTTGGAGATATGGATATGAGAAGCGTGCTCTCTGGAGGAGGATAATCAATGAGAAGTTTGGAGATGTTGTTGAAGCTTTGTTtcaaaataagataaatagagTAGTTTGTCATAGTCTTTGGCTTGGAATTCTAAAATCAAGAGAGTTTGTGCAACAAGGTACAATCATTACTGTAAGAAGTTGTAGTTCCATATTGTTCTAGGAAGATGTCTGGTATGGTGATTTTACTCTTAAATCATTATTCCCCTCCTTGTTTAAGATTTCAAAAACTAAACTGAAGGTGGTAAAAGACTTAATCTCAGCTGATGGGGCTTGGGACTTTCAATTCTCTAGAAATTTGAAAGATCATGAAGTTATGGATGTAGCTAACCTATTGCAGGCTATTGGTGAACCTCCTGTGAATGCAAATGATGATCTCAGGAGCTGGAGATATGGAGATTCTTTTTCTGTGTCAAATGCTTACTCAGCTTTGGAAGTTGGTGGTCTCTTGAGATTTCCAGATAAACATCTGTGGAATTCTAAAGTTCCCTTAAAGGTTTCCTTTCTAGTTTGGACACTTTGTTATGAAGGTGCTCCAACTCTAGATTATTTGTTCAGAGCTGGTTTGGTTCAAGATTCTAACTGCTTGTTTTGTAGTCAGTGTGCTGAGACAAATGATCATCTCTTTCTGCATTGTAGCAATGTAACTAGCATTTggtcatattttcttggaatttTTAGTATTAAATGGACTTTTGCTGCTGATGTGAAGAATAATTTGTAGGAATGGGGAGTCAAGAAATCCTCTGTCAGATGGAAGAAAATTTGGAGCTTATTGTCGTTTGCAATATGGTGGACGATTTGGAAGGAGCGTGACAACAGATTATATAACAATCGTACCAGAAATTCAAATCAGCTGATCATAGCAGTTAAATTTTTGTTATTTACTTGGGCTTTAAACTCATATATTTTTTATGGTTTTCACTTTCTGCTCTTATTTGTAACTGGAATTCAGTCATTCATTGATCCCTTACTATTCTTCTTCTTATCACAACTTTTGTGATTGAAGTTCTTTTTATAAAATTTACCCTTTTcagtcaaaaataaataaataaaataaattaaaccaaaattTGCAGAAAGTACAAACATTTATTTCTAATGTCACTGTTGTAcgatggtaaagtcattgggtggtTATATCAGTGGCGAGTTTGAAACTCGTCAACACCGTATTCTTTATCGGTGAAGATGAAAGTATGCTTTACGTCACGTGCTATACTTTCTTATCCGAGACTTCCTATGTATGTTTTGTCCGTTAGATATCTATTAGGGTTTCGTTGAGTCCCTATTAAAATTTTCTTTTAGGGGTTTTTGAGTTTACCCCATAAACGAATAAGTAACGTGGATTTCAAATCTCTCCCCCTTTTAATGAGAGCAAGCCTTGACCGAAAACACTAAATATTTTTGGTGCACCGCCGTATTTTTCGTGTACCGCCGTACCTTTCATACACCAACGTATTTTTCTTTTAACCCACATTGTTTATGTACCGTTGGATTATTGCCACCTCCAACTATTGCCGTAGGATGTATCTAATCTCTGAAATTACAaaagtttctttttctttcatcgCTCTTTTTTCTCCCTCAACCCTCTCTCTATCTTTTCTCTGCAGCTAAAACCCAACAACTGATTCTTCGGttagatattatttttttttgaggagAAAGGTTAATTTTTTCGGTTAGGTTTCGAACAATCAATGACGGAAATTCAATCGATAACTTTCTATTCTTCGATTAGGTATGTACATTTTCTAAAGTTAGAATCGTTTTATGTTGTAATATGGTTCTATAAAATTTAGGGGATTTGTTTGATTTGTGCTTATGAAATGGTTTTGAAGGGTTTGTTATCCGATGAACAATTTCAACATTTAGTGTTGCATAATGCATTTTAAaatgaacgcgcaattgggggatatgaaaattaattgggggatataaattacttcccccaaccaatagtgtttgctaaggggtgtttttgggggcaaaaataccaaaatacccttccctcaaaataaaaatctaaaaacttaaaatcaaaaaacaaaatcatatcccccatttccatcttctcttcttattaatcttttttagggttagggatttgaaacctaaatattccccattccctttcaaattttaaattttccccactctctttcaaattctcttctccttctctggcGGCTCCTCaatttgaaaacgatttttttctttacattcggaagtgatgaagaccatgccggtagtgatgaagaccatgccggtagtgatgaagacatgGCGgtaatgatgaagaccatgccagaagtaaggaagaccatgccggtagtgaggaagaccatgtcggaagtgatgaagaccatgtcggtagtgatgaagaccatgttggaattttttttttacatcgccggaagtgatgaagaccatgccggaattgatgaagaccatgccggaaaatgaTACCGACAttcttggtaactaacattcaatgccgtaactaaataccggcatgctcgatagaaatctatcaatgccggtagtcaagtgaaaaaaaaaatcaattttctggatactttatatcatgtgccggcaaagaaatttaagcaacatattaTGCCGTTAGTAGTACCGGCATGTTCGAGAATTAACTAACTGTGCCGGCAGTGGACTgattaaaatcataaaaaaaattcaaaacgaaATAGATATGGCTgcttccggcattgtattcataccacgtccatgccgacaccaagctttttcagctgcaaaaatggtggattgaaagaaaaaaatccaGTATGATGTGATAATGGTTCACTGCAGAATTTTGATTTCAAACATAATCCTATCTATGAATGTCAAATTTGAACTTTATTATGATTTTGTGTAAACATCTATACAAACTGTTCCCTGCAATTACATGGCAAGTTATGTAAAATCCTAACAAAAAATCCCGTCAATGGCCTACAAATGATTCAGTTCTAAGAAGGTAATTTGAaataattttgcttcaatttgggTGTTTTGGAATTTAGCGAAATACGGTGTGAATTGTTATAGTTAGTCTCTTCAACTCAATTCGATTGTTTCGGAATTAGTCTTTTTATCGGATTGAATTGCCTTAAATGATCGATAAATAGTTAGTTGTTTTCGTTTCTTAATTGATCTTTTTTTGGGTGGAGTAATGTACATGTAGATAAGAACTTCATTATAATATTGTGagaaattatttgaaaatattttctaaggcTATGAGCCTACGAGTGCAGTGAATAGTACGTTTTGGAGGTTGGGGAGCACGAAAGGGTATGATAGTACTGTTTATTGATTTTTGGCTGTGAATAATGCTCATGATAGAAATGGGACTTTAAGAGgttgttgtttatttttattttgctatACTATTTGATTATGTGATTGCAGTTGCATATAAAATTTGGTTCTAGCTATAAATATTGCTAATAAGAAAAGTTTAATCGTTCTCACTGATATTTTAGAATCATGTTGAAACACTACGTTCATAACTTTATATAAGGTGATGGTGGACATTACATGAAGAAAGATTCTGTAGTACTATGGTGGCAGACGTTCAATTAATATGCTTTTCGGTTGAAAACCAAGGTAATGTTTTGTGGTACATAATCTTAATTTAGCtatcaaatggaatcaaaaaagTTTGCCACAGACCTCAGGTTTGGAATGTAGGAAGCTGACATATAGGAGGCTACAACGAATTTTCGTCAAGGATGTAACAATAATCCATACTCATGTTTTTCTAAATCCAGCTACTATGAGCGTTGATACAAGGTATGTTACTCTTTTTTCGCCTAAGTGTAATATTAGTTGGAATATTCTGGGTCTTGCACATGATGCATTCTATGGTTATGGCTATACTGACCAGATTTTATTGTGCGCTTATGGCTCTCAATATTTTGTTGAACACCCAACTCATATAACCCTTAACTGTATTTGAACTCAGAATGGATCCTCTAATGGTGATTATATCAAACCAAGTCATTAGGCATCCTATATTGTCATGGTCCCTATGTGAGTTAGATGATCTGGTGACtccaagaaagaaaagaagataagCTAGGTGATTTTTCACATTTCAACACCATGCTTATGAGTCTACCTTTTTCTTGGTTGTTTATACTTGCATGTTTTCTTATGAATCTTTGTTGGTTATTACACTTATTATTTGGCTGATATTATGGAACTGTCGTTCCAAAGCTTTTGCAGGTTTATGTTGTAGATGGTGAGAGCTTAACCTGTGTCCGATTATAAGGGTGTTTTGGTCCAgaagaacaataaaaatgaagCCACTATAATCGGTAATTAATGCTGATAATATTACTGCCGATTCTGAACATATATCACAATTTTTTGAAAAGtcaccataatcggtagttaatgagGATAACATTACTACCGATTCTGAACATATCTcacattttttttgaaaaagtcaCAAGAATCGGTAGTTAATGTTATCAACATTAACTACCGATTCTGAACATATGtcacaatattttgaaaatttacCAGAATCGGTAGGTAAGGTTGATTTGTAACCTCCGATTATGGTGAAAAATTCAGCAGTTTCAGACAATCATAACTCAAAATACATTCATAACCCATAAACTTAAGAATATATAATCCAAAACAAGTATTTAAAACGCCATAATCCAAAAAAAACCGTTAAAACAAACACCATAATCCAAAAGAAACTGTTTAATCCACATAATCCATAACATCGAACAACACATTATCCCCCAATTCCTAGTTTTCTTCTTAGTATTGTCAGCTAGAGTTTTAGAACGCTTCAGACGAGCCGCACGACCCGCATCACCTTCATCTCCCTCAATATTTCCTTCAGAATGAGAGCTTGAAGAAGCCTGAGATCTTTTGTTCGCCTTTGATGCTTTTTTCTTGGGCGGGTTCTTCgtcactttctccccaaactcagCTGCATACTCTTCATTGTCAACATTATCAATCATCTCCCTGTGCTTTTTAATCTTCTCAATTGGCACAGGCTGTCCAGCCGTTATGCAATCAGTGCACCATTTGGACAAAAatttgaacctattcacctgttttctTAATTGACAAAACATCAAATAGAGTTCACCTAAGAAATTGAATCGTAGTATTAGAGGTAAAATTCATAACCATACACACCAATTTATCGTAACCTGGGTTTTTTTTTGGGATGATACATCTGTAAATGGAAGCCGCCGAGGTCGACTTTGCTTTAAGTTCACGGATTACTTTTAGATGTGTATGCTCCCGGTACCACTCCATATAGCCTGGAGCATTTTCCTGACCTCGGTTGACAGCTCTCCCAGTGTTCACCAAGTGGTACTCCCTCGTATCCCAATGTTCAATAACAAATGGATCACTAGAGTAAACAACCTTGATGTTGTCCTGGTTAGACTCGCTTTTCTCGACGTCCAACTTGAActttccattcatgtgattccaTGGTACTATTTTGCAAGCAccatgttgtcgcatcaccctggaGCCATTATACATCACATAACCTGTttggtgccacaatggtccaaaataatggGACAACTCGGAACAAGGCCCTATATGTCCACTAGCTCGCTATTCCTTGTATGGATGAAGGCATACATTTGAGGCCTTTAGTGAGTCTTGTTAGAaaattgttcggtcgaactcgcatgcgttgctatctcaagcatgtttgtcaatgttagtgatcaaaactataagtcttgatttttagtctactatagctaagtcttggactaggatagaaagtgtaattgagctcaagaactccatggaaatcatcatacaagacgaaggactactcaaggaactggtgaatcttcatcgactaaaagctatgtggatacttgaacttatctatcactcaaaagtctatctactttatctcctattttgagacaaaaatcgttttgctatatagactttgattatacacatttgctatttcgagccgaatttatctctcctatctatttctcgaaatatgtgttggtaagcttttgctttggccaagttcatctttacctagtgacgaaattcatgacacgtttcaatcactttgaaaattgcttactttgacgaaatgttctctaagaatgtttcaatgattgaaatgagattttagatgaaataaccaatgatggatataggAATTgtatggcaacacatatatgtataattccatttttccatgaaaccgaagtttgagaactttgttgatcaagagaaccagaacaagagccgtgaactcattccacgaactggcggaagttctcgacccgagaaaatctgctggagtttgagaactctttccgggaacttaagtccgcgaactaagtctgcgaacttaagctggttatatctaaagacgattgtttgtgaacttattcatattagctatatagttcatgaaccgattcgagtgaatcaaatcgtttttgcttcgattgtgccttgtgtagttacataagatttccttgcaattgaacaactctctaactagttcatttgagtcatgtgaactagttatggtgaagcagaacatggttgatatgaaagtgttcatatggctaaccatttggttaactattgttgaaccaataaatgttcatgtttgtgtacggttacataaacccaaagtagtacatttcatttgtgtgtaacaagctaagtttttgatccaacggtttaaagatattagcttgaatctaattaggttttaatctataagtgaatattgaatgctttgttaccaagctaacatttattgcaaaccatgatttgaaagactatataagggagaactctagcaactgggaaacctaatccccataccttccatgtgatactagttggattagctagagtcgattctcctttaacctttggtttcttcttaaaaaccaggttaacgacttaaagacttcattgggattgtgaagccagactgatactactttctcgtagttgtgtgatctgatcttgctgattctatcgttttgactacaatcataacgattgtcttgagatttatatctccgataggcaagatagaaaagtagttacaaacatcttcgtctcatc
Above is a genomic segment from Papaver somniferum cultivar HN1 chromosome 10, ASM357369v1, whole genome shotgun sequence containing:
- the LOC113315972 gene encoding uncharacterized protein LOC113315972, which gives rise to MDHRILSWNIRGLGQYPKIIAIKAAIAKYNPTICTIQETKTEVVDDSLIRSLWGSNRCSYIYLASEGAYGGIIFMWKERILVMEDQLIGAFSVSIKFRNMSDDFSWIFTSVYGASDSGYYSSDERNTQGGGVANINYLKAFVQKFALIDIPMAGGRFTWTNSKQPPLLIRLDRFPLCPDFINHCHSPMQVRLRRPISDHAPIMLHCNFGESLKSPFRLDNFILHHPEFLTNLRIWWDNLSFTGTPSFIFAKKLQGLKFLIKNWQKSTFGNLNSQIENLDIVINALDNLEELATLSDAEVVEREQAKLQHASLSLNVARRAAQRAKEKWAKDGEKNSAYLHQIANFKYKLNSIKFLKINGALCFDKNQIAEETNLSILLYSMRITRLGLVLII
- the LOC113315071 gene encoding rhomboid-like protein 11, chloroplastic isoform X3, which translates into the protein MFKVSKSHPTCIGIDPKNYMVTCVLYIVAITLIGRFISHRLQDDGKRFRSRYEDKAIICVLPFYLLLQLVICEYTLLMELRWQSEKPINGVKGIYWILLLNLGIYVVDYVFEPRMFRALILDHRQPAWYQFVTAAFCHSSGDHLFSNLFYINTVSVGASDAVYGLAAICLFVKMHSEWTHMLLVLILTYEFVSRMREELRGAAAVLDAIKKGDEQAPVISHISHVAGALTGVGLACLRAMVPVFVLNVSIEMQIRYISTYRSGLVIGGQLN
- the LOC113315071 gene encoding rhomboid-like protein 11, chloroplastic isoform X2 encodes the protein MFKVSKSHPTCIGIDPKNYMVTCVLYIVAITLIGRFISHRLQDDGKRFRSRYEDKAIICVLPFYLLLQLVICEYTLLMELRWQSEKPINGVKGIYWILLLNLGIYVVDYVFEPRMFRALILDHRQPAWYQFVTAAFCHSSGDHLFSNLFYMYVYGSLVEGEVGNFALWVYYILTGFVGFVVSWLILPRNTVSVGASDAVYGLAAICLFVKMREELRGAAAVLDAIKKGDEQAPVISHISHVAGALTGVGLACLRAMVPVFVLNVSIEMQIRYISTYRSGLVIGGQLN
- the LOC113315071 gene encoding rhomboid-like protein 11, chloroplastic isoform X1; amino-acid sequence: MFKVSKSHPTCIGIDPKNYMVTCVLYIVAITLIGRFISHRLQDDGKRFRSRYEDKAIICVLPFYLLLQLVICEYTLLMELRWQSEKPINGVKGIYWILLLNLGIYVVDYVFEPRMFRALILDHRQPAWYQFVTAAFCHSSGDHLFSNLFYMYVYGSLVEGEVGNFALWVYYILTGFVGFVVSWLILPRNTVSVGASDAVYGLAAICLFVKMHSEWTHMLLVLILTYEFVSRMREELRGAAAVLDAIKKGDEQAPVISHISHVAGALTGVGLACLRAMVPVFVLNVSIEMQIRYISTYRSGLVIGGQLN